A single region of the Nicotiana sylvestris chromosome 6, ASM39365v2, whole genome shotgun sequence genome encodes:
- the LOC104223667 gene encoding uncharacterized protein, which translates to MYQLLCSMFVKVPWRKLTCNNYASPKWIFILNLAAWGRLNTKDRLAKWGIVSEQKCILCKEQNEIITHLFFECKISTELWGKMLLWQGIRISVMTWKEELHWAVSKMKGENVSAEIYRMAFAGCVYYIWQERNLRVFQSNQRSVGMITR; encoded by the coding sequence ATGTACCAGCTGCTATGTAGTATGTTTGTAAAGGTTCCATGGAGGAAATTGACTTGCAACAACTATGCTTCTCCAAAGTGGATATTCATTCTAAACCTGGCTGCTTGGGGTAGATTGAATACAAAGGACAGGCTGGCCAAATGGGGTATTGTAAGTGAACAGAAGTGTATCTTGTGTAAAGAGCAGAATGAGATCATTACACATCTCTTTTTTGAGTGCAAAATTTCTACTGAATTATGGGGAAAGATGCTTCTATGGCAAGGGATACGAATATCTGTGATGACATGGAAAGAAGAACTACATTGGGCTGTTTCCAAGATGAAAGGCGAGAATGTCAGTGCTGAGATCTATAGAATGGCCTTTGCAGGTTGTGTTTACTATATTTGGCAAGAGAGGAATCTAAGGGTATTTCAGAGTAACCAAAGAAGTGTTGGGATGATTACAAGATAA